The Thalassotalea psychrophila genome window below encodes:
- the rsmE gene encoding 16S rRNA (uracil(1498)-N(3))-methyltransferase gives MSNPRIFQPIEFTVGSTIALSDDAFGHVVRVLRLKAGDEVTFFNGDGHDYQAELSEVSKKQGNANIIGKVARKNESPLNIHLGQGISRGDRMDFTLQKSVELGVNTITPLFTERCGVKLNAERLEKKRQQWQKIVISACEQSGRAVVPQVLAPVSLSEWLGQATQALKINLHPRAEHSIMALPMSASRVRLLIGPEGGLTDEEIEQASNANYTEVLLGPRVLRTETAALTAITALQCKFGDLS, from the coding sequence ATGAGTAACCCTAGAATTTTTCAACCAATAGAATTTACGGTCGGTAGCACCATTGCGTTATCAGATGATGCCTTTGGCCATGTTGTGCGTGTGCTCAGGTTAAAAGCTGGCGATGAAGTGACTTTTTTTAATGGCGATGGCCATGACTATCAAGCTGAGCTTAGTGAAGTAAGTAAAAAACAGGGCAATGCTAATATTATTGGTAAAGTTGCCCGTAAAAATGAATCACCACTGAACATTCATTTAGGGCAAGGCATATCTCGCGGCGATCGAATGGACTTTACCTTACAAAAATCCGTTGAGCTTGGCGTTAATACTATTACGCCTCTATTTACAGAGCGTTGTGGGGTAAAACTAAACGCAGAACGGTTAGAGAAAAAACGTCAACAGTGGCAAAAAATAGTCATTAGCGCCTGTGAGCAAAGTGGTAGGGCAGTAGTGCCACAAGTACTTGCGCCAGTATCACTAAGTGAATGGTTAGGCCAAGCAACGCAAGCGTTAAAAATCAACTTGCACCCAAGAGCAGAGCATTCAATCATGGCTTTGCCAATGAGCGCAAGTCGAGTACGGTTATTAATAGGCCCAGAAGGCGGATTAACCGATGAAGAAATCGAACAAGCCAGTAATGCCAACTATACTGAAGTTCTGTTAGGGCCAAGAGTGCTACGAACTGAAACGGCAGCTCTTACAGCAATTACAGCTTTACAATGTAAATTTGGCGATTTGAGTTAA
- the gshB gene encoding glutathione synthase yields the protein MTIKLGIVMDPISTVKVAKDSSMAMMLEAQKRGYEIYYMEMQDLYLDQGVCRANAAKVTVFDDAEKWYELEPAQDIEVASLDAVLMRKDPPFDTEYIYATYMLERAEEQGTLMVNKPQSLRDCNEKLFTAWFADLTPRTLVTRSSAKIREFHQEHSDVIIKPLDGMGGSSIFRMSPNEANVGVIIETLTNHGSMYAMVQEYMPEILDGDKRILIVNGEPMPYCLARIPAQGETRGNLAAGGRGEARPLSASDLLIAETIAPELKKRGLYFVGLDVIGNKVTEINVTSPTCIREIEAAYPINISGKLMDAIEEQVELNNK from the coding sequence ATGACAATTAAACTTGGCATAGTAATGGATCCAATTTCTACCGTTAAGGTAGCAAAAGATTCCAGCATGGCAATGATGCTTGAAGCGCAAAAGCGTGGTTATGAAATTTACTATATGGAAATGCAAGACTTGTATTTAGACCAAGGAGTTTGTCGTGCCAATGCTGCCAAAGTCACTGTATTTGATGATGCAGAAAAATGGTATGAACTAGAACCTGCGCAAGATATTGAGGTTGCTAGTTTAGATGCAGTGTTAATGCGTAAAGATCCACCATTTGATACCGAATACATTTACGCAACTTATATGCTTGAACGTGCAGAAGAGCAAGGCACATTAATGGTTAATAAGCCGCAAAGCTTACGTGATTGTAACGAAAAACTATTTACCGCCTGGTTTGCTGATTTAACGCCAAGAACTCTGGTTACACGATCATCTGCAAAAATTCGTGAATTTCATCAAGAGCACAGTGATGTGATCATCAAACCACTTGATGGCATGGGTGGTTCATCCATATTTAGAATGAGCCCAAATGAAGCCAATGTTGGCGTTATAATTGAAACATTAACCAACCATGGCAGTATGTATGCCATGGTACAAGAATATATGCCAGAAATTTTAGATGGCGATAAGCGTATCTTAATTGTTAATGGTGAGCCAATGCCGTATTGCTTAGCACGTATTCCTGCGCAAGGGGAAACACGTGGTAATTTAGCCGCCGGAGGCCGTGGTGAAGCAAGGCCGTTATCGGCAAGTGATTTACTAATTGCTGAAACCATCGCACCAGAGCTGAAAAAGCGTGGTTTATACTTTGTTGGCCTTGACGTGATTGGTAATAAAGTGACCGAAATTAATGTTACCAGCCCAACCTGTATTCGTGAAATTGAAGCGGCTTATCCAATTAATATTAGTGGTAAATTGATGGATGCCATTGAAGAACAAGTTGAACTGAACAACAAATAG
- a CDS encoding YqgE/AlgH family protein produces MESLENQLLIAMPSLKDPYFHKTVTYICEHNEDGAMGLVINIPVRITLNELLSQIDADNIEVDKLNQRVLAGGPVSTDRGFVLHNTQQGWSSSLELGNDIMITTSKDILEALGTDKSPEKFIVTLGYAGWGSGQLEKELQENSWLTTPADKEILFDTPIELRWQKAAEKLGIDLGHLSSDVGHA; encoded by the coding sequence ATGGAAAGTCTAGAAAACCAATTGCTTATCGCCATGCCGAGCTTAAAGGATCCGTATTTTCATAAAACGGTAACCTATATTTGTGAGCACAACGAAGATGGCGCTATGGGGTTAGTGATCAATATTCCGGTAAGAATCACCTTAAATGAGTTACTTTCTCAAATTGATGCTGACAACATAGAAGTTGATAAGCTGAACCAGCGCGTACTTGCAGGTGGGCCAGTTTCAACCGATAGAGGATTTGTACTACATAATACTCAACAAGGGTGGAGCAGTTCACTCGAACTTGGCAACGATATTATGATCACTACCAGCAAAGATATTCTAGAAGCGTTAGGCACAGATAAATCACCAGAAAAATTTATCGTAACTTTAGGTTATGCTGGTTGGGGATCTGGTCAGCTAGAAAAAGAATTACAAGAAAATTCATGGCTAACAACCCCTGCCGATAAAGAGATTTTATTCGATACCCCGATTGAGCTCCGTTGGCAAAAAGCGGCGGAAAAGCTTGGTATTGACCTGGGGCATTTATCAAGTGATGTAGGGCATGCTTAG
- the ruvX gene encoding Holliday junction resolvase RuvX produces the protein MAKSVKPQGQRTLLGFDFGTKYIGIAVGQEITCSASPVKSIKAKDGIPNWDDMAKIVKEWQPDLLVVGLPLNMDGTEQPLTLRAKKFAKRLSGRFGLEVNLQDERLTTADAKAHLFEQGGYRNLQKDNVDCQSAVIILESFMGY, from the coding sequence ATGGCAAAGTCAGTAAAACCACAGGGGCAGCGCACCTTGTTAGGGTTTGATTTTGGAACTAAATACATTGGCATTGCTGTTGGTCAAGAGATCACTTGCAGTGCATCGCCGGTTAAATCAATTAAAGCTAAAGATGGCATTCCTAATTGGGATGATATGGCTAAAATTGTCAAAGAATGGCAACCAGACTTATTGGTGGTTGGCTTACCTCTGAATATGGACGGCACTGAACAACCGTTAACTCTACGTGCCAAAAAGTTTGCTAAACGTTTATCCGGACGTTTTGGTCTTGAAGTTAACTTGCAAGACGAGCGCTTAACCACAGCCGATGCGAAAGCGCATTTATTTGAGCAAGGCGGCTATCGAAATTTGCAAAAAGATAATGTCGATTGCCAATCAGCGGTGATCATACTAGAAAGCTTTATGGGCTATTAA
- a CDS encoding GGDEF domain-containing protein: MTKLNCFWLKQGKAFSKVTRAMLFLLLLIPQFSAVAQAEENSLIIQNLSTDELIAQAIKIKSSDIEFSQNIIKELKSRRYNMTWQQQDQYQYLVAYEQIILGNYQQAIDLSGANKDSRNINYRLRAYNNILFLNVLIGQYSAAADNIKPISTQLKAKQIDTDTLIKTYTTLAYFYNQLHDPQQALEYVEHILVNDNMHITDREQCFLGVQHIYALQGLNKLLSNVSIIDQYYNICSKINERLIADEIVATHAFSLLEINKPEQAIQLLQENYQNVIDQNYPQNYLRFNSYLAKAHLQLNNVSKANEFADKTLTLADEYPNHPTLMIVNKVKYEVAKFNKDNQAEFTSLQNKIKLQHELALETKDKSLALNSLRYDLDELEGELLGYQTRINNELKQEKINIANNSVFANFLISNRLIQLILAGFIIWLIRSVFINLKLKKQIISNLVIDKATDCLHRHAFLLQAEQLLEHAKKNGKPYSLAIMNIDNLREVNEIQGNDRTDRLINLMLNIHKNIFDQNTLVGRLGGDEFVFLLKDSSIKRAIELCEQYRLETNFLDTKQICYQFDVTASFGISDTEISGYSMMNLLSDTEQALKQAKDECKNCTCGFEGRPRQEVDALASSCT, from the coding sequence ATGACCAAACTTAACTGTTTTTGGCTTAAACAAGGTAAAGCATTTAGCAAAGTTACACGTGCAATGCTATTTTTGTTGCTGCTTATCCCGCAATTTAGTGCAGTGGCGCAAGCCGAAGAAAATTCATTAATCATTCAAAACTTATCTACTGACGAGTTAATTGCCCAAGCAATAAAGATAAAAAGTAGTGATATAGAATTTAGTCAAAATATTATAAAAGAGTTAAAATCACGCCGTTATAACATGACTTGGCAACAACAAGATCAATATCAATATTTAGTTGCTTATGAACAAATTATTTTAGGTAATTATCAACAAGCGATTGATCTTAGTGGAGCAAATAAAGATTCCAGAAACATTAATTATAGACTTAGAGCTTACAATAACATTCTTTTTTTAAATGTTTTAATTGGCCAATATTCAGCTGCAGCAGATAATATAAAACCGATTTCAACCCAGTTAAAAGCCAAGCAAATAGATACCGATACATTAATTAAAACCTACACCACGTTAGCGTATTTCTATAATCAGTTACATGATCCACAGCAGGCTTTAGAGTACGTAGAGCACATATTAGTTAATGACAATATGCATATAACCGACAGAGAACAATGTTTTTTAGGTGTGCAACATATCTATGCTTTACAAGGTTTAAATAAATTACTAAGCAATGTAAGCATCATTGACCAATATTATAATATCTGCAGTAAAATAAATGAACGTTTAATTGCTGATGAAATTGTTGCTACTCATGCATTTTCGCTACTTGAGATTAATAAACCAGAGCAGGCTATACAGCTACTGCAGGAAAATTATCAAAACGTCATCGACCAAAATTATCCACAAAATTACCTGCGCTTTAACAGTTATTTGGCCAAAGCTCACCTGCAATTAAATAACGTTAGTAAAGCCAATGAATTTGCCGACAAAACCTTAACGCTTGCTGATGAGTATCCTAACCACCCAACATTAATGATCGTCAATAAAGTTAAATATGAAGTGGCCAAATTTAATAAAGATAACCAAGCTGAATTTACCAGCTTGCAGAATAAAATTAAATTACAGCATGAACTAGCACTAGAAACTAAAGACAAATCTTTAGCACTAAATAGTTTAAGGTATGATTTAGATGAGTTAGAAGGTGAACTTTTAGGCTATCAAACAAGAATAAATAATGAATTAAAACAAGAAAAAATTAACATCGCCAACAACAGTGTTTTCGCCAACTTTTTGATCAGTAATCGACTGATTCAATTGATATTAGCGGGATTTATAATTTGGTTGATCCGATCGGTTTTTATTAATTTAAAACTAAAGAAGCAAATAATCTCTAACCTTGTTATTGATAAAGCGACTGATTGCTTACACCGGCATGCATTTTTACTTCAGGCAGAGCAATTATTAGAGCATGCCAAGAAAAATGGCAAACCTTATAGTTTAGCGATCATGAATATTGATAACTTACGAGAAGTAAATGAAATACAAGGTAATGATAGAACTGATCGATTAATCAACCTAATGCTGAATATACACAAGAATATTTTTGATCAAAACACCTTAGTGGGTCGCTTAGGTGGTGATGAATTTGTATTTTTACTAAAAGACAGTTCAATAAAACGAGCAATAGAATTATGTGAACAATATCGCTTAGAAACAAATTTTTTAGATACTAAACAAATTTGTTATCAATTTGATGTAACCGCAAGTTTTGGTATAAGTGACACAGAAATAAGTGGCTATAGCATGATGAATTTATTAAGTGACACTGAGCAAGCACTAAAACAAGCAAAAGATGAATGTAAAAATTGTACTTGCGGTTTTGAAGGCAGGCCTAGGCAAGAAGTCGACGCACTAGCGTCGTCTTGTACTTGA
- a CDS encoding tetratricopeptide repeat-containing diguanylate cyclase, translated as MSKIRNIAALKKIAQGFGFCFFMLLGLAFTSLSLISLNAQASSPTTQTTNLPIQENNLTTAEIDTLIAQSSAIRSSDSKQFNQNLALLSQQKARLSTAQHEDYLYLQAYKLAIEGNYAQSILINKKVENSKNINVRVRSLKTQLNLQFMLNNFDESNRLTDTLLTELINITNISLKNDSLQIISFYYNHIEEYQLALNYFHLIDESTLSNRSICYLQHNKLLSLLGLKKITADDSAISKLANFCYNNNEFIQGNSLLLEQARYLNQEQKYAKAVEVLTAQQAQILATTYTPHYLMLFSQLSRAYLGLNQLALASQYGEKALAQINADDKSKWALQTFKILAEIANQQGDFAQGVEYLQRYEKIQVSVNSIDQQKAFARAQIDHAYLNKVQFKEKLFEEKQQAEQKHNDAFSEMLGYISKFEAGRVLFAVQIFTILLLGAAILGIRHLQITENDKNRHDPLTNLFNRNRFIDLAATTVYQHKKWQVTLSLLVVNIDGFRGFNQKNGYDNGDKLLKLTTEILHNYVHQPEHIARSGAAEFSLLLPKLNAKQAVQIAENIHLEIAQLSNELHCQDETISASIGISDGELSEYSLKYLLCDSSKALRKAKAAGGNKTCCFEATMTDREKYKIEDNGLKYIFE; from the coding sequence ATGAGCAAAATCCGAAACATTGCAGCTTTAAAAAAAATTGCGCAAGGTTTTGGTTTTTGCTTTTTTATGCTCCTCGGTCTTGCTTTTACCAGCCTAAGCCTTATTAGCCTGAACGCACAGGCAAGTAGCCCAACGACACAAACGACTAACCTACCAATACAAGAAAATAACTTAACAACTGCTGAAATTGATACATTAATTGCACAATCTAGCGCTATTCGCTCTAGTGATAGCAAACAATTTAACCAAAACCTTGCGCTACTATCGCAACAAAAAGCGCGACTTAGCACAGCGCAACACGAAGATTATCTGTATTTACAGGCCTATAAGTTAGCTATTGAAGGAAATTATGCTCAATCTATTCTTATTAATAAGAAAGTAGAAAATTCAAAAAATATAAATGTACGTGTCAGAAGCTTAAAAACCCAGTTAAACCTGCAATTTATGTTAAATAATTTTGATGAAAGCAATCGCTTAACCGATACGCTATTAACTGAACTAATTAACATAACAAACATCTCATTGAAAAACGATTCATTACAAATTATCTCTTTTTATTATAACCATATAGAAGAATATCAACTGGCATTAAATTACTTTCATTTAATTGATGAAAGTACACTATCGAATCGTAGTATATGTTACCTGCAACATAATAAATTATTGAGTTTATTAGGATTAAAGAAAATAACCGCCGATGACTCAGCCATTTCTAAACTCGCTAATTTTTGCTATAACAATAATGAATTTATCCAAGGCAATAGTTTGCTGTTAGAGCAAGCGAGGTATTTAAATCAAGAGCAAAAATACGCAAAAGCGGTTGAGGTATTAACCGCGCAGCAGGCACAAATATTAGCGACAACATATACTCCTCACTACCTAATGTTATTTAGCCAATTATCCAGAGCTTATCTTGGCCTTAACCAGCTTGCCCTTGCCAGCCAATACGGCGAAAAAGCATTGGCACAAATAAACGCGGATGATAAGTCAAAGTGGGCGCTGCAAACGTTTAAAATACTCGCCGAAATTGCCAATCAGCAGGGCGACTTTGCGCAAGGAGTAGAGTATTTACAGCGCTATGAAAAAATTCAAGTAAGCGTTAACTCTATTGACCAGCAAAAAGCCTTTGCCCGGGCACAAATAGATCATGCCTATTTGAATAAAGTACAATTTAAAGAAAAGTTATTTGAAGAAAAGCAACAAGCCGAACAAAAACACAACGATGCGTTTAGTGAAATGTTAGGGTATATAAGCAAGTTTGAAGCTGGGCGAGTGTTATTTGCCGTACAAATATTTACCATATTACTGCTCGGCGCCGCTATATTGGGTATTCGTCATTTACAAATAACTGAAAACGACAAAAACCGCCACGACCCATTAACCAATTTATTTAACCGCAATCGCTTTATTGACTTAGCCGCAACTACTGTTTATCAGCATAAAAAATGGCAAGTCACCTTAAGTTTATTAGTGGTTAACATTGATGGTTTTAGAGGTTTCAATCAAAAAAATGGCTATGACAATGGTGATAAATTATTAAAGCTTACTACAGAAATATTGCACAATTACGTGCACCAGCCTGAACATATTGCTCGCAGCGGTGCAGCTGAATTTAGTTTATTGTTACCAAAGTTAAATGCTAAGCAAGCAGTGCAAATTGCAGAAAATATTCACCTTGAAATAGCCCAACTTAGCAATGAATTACACTGTCAAGATGAAACAATAAGCGCCAGTATAGGTATTAGTGATGGTGAGTTAAGTGAATACTCATTAAAATATTTACTGTGCGATAGCTCAAAAGCATTGCGCAAAGCTAAAGCTGCTGGTGGTAATAAAACTTGCTGTTTTGAAGCTACAATGACTGATCGTGAAAAATATAAAATTGAAGATAACGGCTTAAAGTACATTTTTGAATAA
- a CDS encoding SAM-dependent methyltransferase has product MTDIQQKQGSLVCVGTGITLGAHITPIAKSHIEQADIVFITGNTGFMQMWLTELNPNVHDLQQYYQEGKPRSRTYQQMMDEMLNAMRQGKKVVGAFYGHPGMFVTPTHKAIKQAQAEGYFAKMEAGISAEDCLISDCGIDPGRVGCANFEASQFINFQRQIDNSAHLILWQVGFVGDTTLTQFSTGEQYRAILVEVLNQHYPVDHEIILYEAASTALEQPRIDKMPLQDFIDAEVKQITTMIIPPSAKLKVNKRIQAKLAELEKQRNAPALSSV; this is encoded by the coding sequence ATGACTGACATACAACAAAAACAAGGCAGTTTAGTCTGCGTAGGCACCGGCATTACCCTAGGCGCGCACATTACCCCTATCGCCAAAAGCCATATTGAACAGGCCGACATTGTGTTTATTACCGGTAACACCGGTTTTATGCAAATGTGGCTAACTGAGCTAAACCCGAACGTGCACGATTTACAGCAGTATTACCAAGAAGGTAAACCCCGAAGCCGTACCTATCAGCAAATGATGGACGAAATGCTCAACGCGATGCGCCAAGGAAAAAAAGTAGTTGGCGCCTTTTATGGCCACCCGGGGATGTTTGTTACCCCAACCCATAAAGCGATTAAACAGGCGCAAGCTGAAGGATATTTTGCCAAAATGGAAGCGGGCATAAGCGCTGAAGATTGTTTAATTTCTGATTGCGGAATAGACCCTGGCCGAGTCGGCTGTGCCAACTTTGAAGCCAGTCAGTTTATTAACTTTCAGCGACAAATCGATAACAGTGCGCATTTAATACTCTGGCAAGTCGGTTTTGTGGGTGATACTACCCTTACCCAGTTTTCAACGGGCGAGCAATACCGGGCAATATTGGTTGAGGTACTCAACCAACACTACCCTGTCGATCATGAAATTATTTTATATGAAGCCGCCAGCACGGCACTTGAGCAACCGCGCATTGATAAAATGCCGTTGCAAGATTTTATTGATGCCGAGGTGAAACAAATAACCACCATGATCATTCCGCCAAGTGCTAAGCTTAAAGTGAATAAACGCATTCAAGCAAAATTGGCCGAGCTGGAAAAACAGCGTAATGCGCCAGCGCTTAGTAGTGTTTGA
- a CDS encoding GNAT family N-acetyltransferase produces the protein MQFETNNYAMQLLHADDQEFFTGLYQDPTTCKYTGGVFTKEQAFARFEFCLKRNTQNTLLTFTITGKAKGKSKDTCDKHPQGFCMLVWSKTLPTVEVGIMLKSEYIGKGIAKEVLAELLTVAFSKVGIERLMIRTNVNNSAMIKTIERFRYPTDKITTEQINADRISADSKIMYTDDDYYWYIDKPA, from the coding sequence ATGCAATTTGAAACAAACAATTATGCCATGCAATTACTGCACGCTGATGATCAAGAGTTTTTTACTGGCCTGTATCAAGACCCAACCACCTGCAAATATACTGGTGGGGTATTCACTAAAGAGCAAGCGTTTGCGCGCTTTGAGTTTTGTTTAAAGCGCAACACACAAAACACCTTGCTGACCTTTACCATTACAGGTAAAGCTAAGGGTAAAAGCAAAGATACATGCGACAAACATCCGCAGGGTTTTTGTATGTTGGTGTGGAGTAAAACGCTGCCTACGGTTGAGGTTGGCATCATGTTAAAAAGCGAATATATCGGCAAAGGCATCGCAAAAGAAGTATTGGCCGAGTTATTAACTGTTGCCTTTAGCAAAGTAGGCATTGAGCGGTTAATGATCCGCACCAATGTTAATAACAGCGCGATGATAAAAACCATTGAACGCTTTCGCTACCCCACAGATAAAATAACCACTGAGCAAATAAATGCTGACAGGATAAGCGCTGATAGCAAAATAATGTACACCGATGATGATTATTATTGGTATATTGATAAGCCTGCTTAA
- a CDS encoding GGDEF domain-containing protein encodes MFISYLHYSATKPNACLTTNTWFLVPFFLPLLAFLYSPNSFAVFQTPPTATTEKHSANTLTFSEIDALLAQALNVKSSNKEESARIIKKLTAIQSQLNYRQQGELTYLTAYNAYLMGNRHKSVALHKSMQNSKLIKHRTRASSTLLNLYLVEQNFIAGTKLIPQLLQDSESLTDKNIKGDVYEVIAYYYNELNQPQTALTFLKAINTDNYSARDHCYHHNHYTDAKLQLTGYLAEKSYIDSTIKACELAGEHLSANITRTDIAKHLIDQKKYQLALNLLLPKLSQVETIKYSNLSLNFYSYIATAYFHLNDFTKALEFAQKAENVPMLLKYHKAYSDLYSTLAELHNKLGNIDKALEYLYIYQQKMAVSLDIEQQKQLASAQIDHQVYGQYRIRDKLVLEKQQAEQKHNDAFSEMLTYMDKFRAGRMLFALQIFTILLLGAIILYIRHLQITENDKNRHDPLTQLFNRNRFIDLAATTIYQHKKWQLNLSLLVVNIDGFRSFNHKHGIEKGDQSLKLIAQLLHNYVYKNEHIARSGADEFSLFLPKCDAKQALHIAEKIHLEVAQLSDKMHLDEIINVSIGISDAELSEYSLKYLLSDSSTALRKAKADGGNKTCCFETTMTDRDKYKVDDSELKYIFE; translated from the coding sequence ATGTTCATTAGTTATTTACATTATTCAGCAACAAAGCCTAATGCTTGTTTAACAACAAACACCTGGTTTTTAGTGCCATTCTTTTTACCTCTACTTGCGTTTTTATATTCGCCTAACAGCTTTGCGGTATTTCAAACGCCGCCTACTGCAACGACAGAAAAGCACAGTGCAAACACTCTTACTTTTAGCGAAATTGATGCTTTATTAGCACAGGCACTAAACGTTAAAAGTTCTAATAAAGAAGAGTCGGCGCGCATTATCAAGAAATTAACCGCCATACAATCGCAATTAAATTACCGCCAACAAGGTGAATTAACCTATTTAACCGCCTATAACGCTTACTTAATGGGTAATAGACATAAGTCGGTAGCTCTGCATAAAAGTATGCAAAATTCAAAATTAATAAAACATCGAACGCGCGCGAGTAGCACGTTATTAAACCTGTATTTAGTTGAGCAAAATTTTATTGCCGGAACAAAATTAATCCCGCAACTATTGCAAGATAGTGAATCGTTAACCGATAAAAATATAAAAGGCGATGTATATGAAGTCATTGCTTATTATTATAATGAATTAAATCAACCACAAACGGCGCTTACATTTTTAAAGGCTATAAATACCGATAATTATTCTGCTCGAGATCATTGTTATCATCACAACCACTACACAGATGCAAAACTACAACTTACCGGTTATTTAGCAGAGAAAAGCTATATTGATAGCACCATAAAGGCCTGTGAGCTAGCGGGTGAGCATCTCTCAGCAAACATTACTCGGACTGACATTGCCAAACACTTAATTGACCAAAAGAAATATCAACTTGCACTTAATTTGTTATTACCTAAATTGAGCCAAGTTGAAACAATAAAATATAGCAACTTATCGCTTAACTTTTATAGTTATATAGCAACAGCGTATTTTCATTTAAATGATTTTACTAAGGCATTAGAGTTTGCCCAAAAAGCTGAAAACGTGCCTATGTTATTGAAGTACCACAAAGCCTATAGCGACTTATACTCAACCTTGGCAGAGCTGCATAATAAGCTTGGTAATATTGATAAAGCATTGGAATATTTATATATTTACCAACAAAAAATGGCAGTAAGTTTAGATATAGAGCAGCAAAAACAATTGGCCAGTGCACAAATTGATCATCAGGTGTACGGGCAGTATCGCATAAGAGACAAACTTGTCTTAGAAAAACAGCAAGCCGAACAGAAGCATAATGATGCGTTTAGTGAAATGTTAACGTATATGGACAAGTTTAGAGCTGGGCGGATGTTATTTGCCTTGCAAATATTTACCATTTTACTGCTCGGCGCCATTATATTGTACATTCGTCATTTACAAATAACTGAAAATGATAAAAACCGCCACGATCCTTTAACTCAGTTATTTAACCGCAATCGTTTTATCGACTTAGCCGCAACCACTATTTATCAACATAAAAAGTGGCAGCTTAACTTGAGCTTATTAGTGGTTAATATTGATGGTTTTAGAAGTTTTAATCATAAACATGGCATTGAAAAAGGCGATCAATCGTTAAAGCTTATCGCGCAACTTTTACATAATTACGTATACAAAAATGAACATATAGCGCGCAGTGGTGCTGACGAATTTAGTTTATTTTTGCCCAAGTGCGATGCTAAGCAAGCATTGCATATTGCCGAAAAAATTCACCTCGAAGTAGCGCAACTTAGCGATAAAATGCATCTAGACGAAATAATTAACGTTAGCATAGGTATTTCTGACGCTGAGTTAAGCGAGTATTCGTTAAAATATTTACTTTCTGATAGCTCAACAGCATTACGCAAAGCCAAAGCCGATGGTGGTAATAAAACCTGCTGTTTTGAAACAACAATGACCGACCGTGATAAATATAAAGTAGACGACAGCGAATTAAAGTATATTTTTGAATAA